From the Camelina sativa cultivar DH55 unplaced genomic scaffold, Cs unpScaffold13608, whole genome shotgun sequence genome, the window AAGGCTAGGAAACCATGCGAAATCACCGTTCCCTTCGTCTCCAACTGTTGATCCGTACGCTATTTACGGTCGGTTTAGTCACTCTTATTATGATCGATGCGTTTGTATTACAAAACAACAACGAGAccgacaaaacaaaagagattacTACAGCTGCGACAATGAACAACTCTGATTCAAATGCGGCGTCCTTTATACACGCCAAGGAAATACAACAAGAACATGACGAAGATAGATCAAGACACGGCGATCTTAGCTACGTTGTCAGCAAAAGAAAAGTG encodes:
- the LOC104775402 gene encoding CLAVATA3/ESR (CLE)-related protein 26-like; this translates as MRNHRSLRLQLLIRTLFTVGLVTLIMIDAFVLQNNNETDKTKEITTAATMNNSDSNAASFIHAKEIQQEHDEDRSRHGDLSYVVSKRKVPRGPDPIHNRFFLLTS